One genomic region from Enoplosus armatus isolate fEnoArm2 chromosome 17, fEnoArm2.hap1, whole genome shotgun sequence encodes:
- the LOC139299713 gene encoding mitochondrial glycine transporter A-like, with amino-acid sequence MELSLAHPAIKAFMCGSLSGTCSTLLFQPLDLVKTRLQTLQSGMQPGSGRVGMVTVLLSVVRTERLLGLWKGISPSFVRTIPGVGIYFSTYYSLKQHFFQDSSPRAVEAVLLGGGARTVAGVVMLPVTVIKARFECGRYNYGSVMGALRSVCQTEGAAALFSGLMATLLRDVPFSGIYVMFYSQTKASLPKEISTSASAPLANFSCGILAGVLASLITQPADVVKTHVQVNPQLRTAEAIRYIYMEHGPQGFFRGAVPRALRRTMMAAMAWTLYEQMMARFGLKS; translated from the exons ATGGAACTGTCGCTG GCTCACCCAGCTATCAAAGCCTTCATGTGTGGCTCCCTCAGTGGGACCTGCTCCACGCTGCTTTTCCAGCCTCTCGACCTGGTCAAGACCCGCCTGCAGACTTTGCAGAGCGGCATGCAGCCTGG TTCGGGCAGAGTGGGCATGGTGACTGTGCTCCTGAGCGTGGTGCGGACAGAGAGGCTCCTGGGACTGTGGAAAGGAATTTCACCG TCCTTCGTTCGGACCATCCCAGGAGTGGGGATCTACTTCAGCACCTACTACTCTCTAAAGCAGCACTTCTTCCAGGACAGCAGCCCTCGGGCCGTGGAGGCCGTGCTGCTGGGAGGTGGGGCCCGGACGGTGGCAGGGGTCGTCATGCTGCCGGTCACTGTCATCAAGGCTCGCTTTGAA tgtggcAGGTACAATTATGGGAGTGTGATGGGGGCTCTGCgcagtgtgtgtcagactgaagGTGCTGCAGCGCTGTTCTCCGGCCTGATGGCCACCCTCCTCAGAGATGTTCCTTTCTCTGGTATCTACGTCATGTTCTACAGCCAGACCAAGGCCTCGTTGCCAAAAG AAATCAGCACGTCTGCCTCCGCCCCGCTGGCTAACTTCAGCTGTGGGATCCTGGCGGGTGTGTTGGCCTCCCTGATCACGCAACCTGCTGATGTGGTTAAAACACACGTCCAAGTGAATCCACAGTTGAGGACCGCAGAGGCTATCAGATACATCTATATG gaaCATGGACCCCAGGGGTTCTTCAGAGGGGCAGTTCCACGGGCACTGAGGAGGACCATGATGGCCGCCATGGCATGGACATTGTATGAGCAGATGATGGCCCGCTTCGGACTGAAGTCCTGA
- the rpsa gene encoding small ribosomal subunit protein uS2 codes for MSGGLDVLQMKEEDVLKFLAAGTHLGGTNLDFQMDQYVYKRKSDGVYIINLKKTWEKLLLAARAIVAIENPADVCVISSRNTGQRAVLKFASATGATTFHGRFTPGTFTNQIQAAFREPRLLIVTDPRADHQPLTEASYVNIPTIALCNTDSPLRYVDIAIPCNNKGHHSVGLMWWMLAREVLRMRGTISREHPWEVMPDLYFYRDPEEIEKEEQAAAEKAVGKEEFQGEWSAPAAEFTQPEVADWSEGVAVPSVPIQQFPAPAPAVAKTGEVFAEDWSTQPATEDWSTAPTAQTTEWGGATSDWS; via the exons ATGTCCGGAGGTCTGGATGTCCTTCaaatgaaggaggaggatgtgCTGAAGTTCCTGGCTGCAGGGACCCACCTGGGAGGCACCAACTTGGACTTCCAGATGGACCAGTATGTCTACAAGAGAAAAAGCGACG GTGTGTACATCATTAACCTGAAGAAGACCTgggagaagctgctgctggctgccagGGCCATTGTTGCCATTGAAAACCCAGCTGATGTGTGCGTCATCTCCTCCAGGAACACTGGACAG AGAGCAGTGCTGAAGTTCGCCTCTGCCACCGGTGCCACCACCTTCCACGGTCGCTTCACCCCTGGTACATTCACCAATCAGATTCAGGCAGCTTTCAGGGAGCCCCGCCTCCTGATTGTGACCGACCCTCGTGCTGACCATCAGCCACTGACTGAGGCTTCCTACGTCAACATCCCCACCATTGCCCTGTGCAACACTGACTCCCCACTGAGATACGTGGACATTGCCATCCCCTGTAACAACAAG GGTCACCACTCTGTCGGTCTGATGTGGTGGATGTTGGCCAGGGAGGTTCTCAGGATGAGGGGAACTATCTCCAGGGAGCACCCATGGGAGGTCATGCCAGATCTGTACTTCTACAGGGACCCTGAAGAG ATTGAGAAGGAGGAGCAGGCTGCAGCTGAGAAGGCTGTTGGAAAGGAGGAGTTCCAGGGTGAATGGAGCGCCCCTGCAGCTGAGTTTACCCAACCTGAGGTGGCTGACTGGTCTGAGGGTGTTGCTGTGCCATCTGTGCCCATCCAGCAGTTCCCTGCAC ctgctccagctgtggcAAAGACCGGCGAAGTCTTCGCTG AGGACTGGAGTACTCAGCCTGCCACCGAGGACTGGTCCACTGCCCCCACTGCCCAGACAACTGAGTGGGGTGGCGCCACTTCTGATTGGTCTTAA
- the LOC139300200 gene encoding ubinuclein-2-like, with translation MAEPRKVPFVTISSFNTSPTTPESSKKRRREDEAVDITFGKDGGGSAAAVGSGGGGALFGNVNTKAGDAETEEAKPTVRLNLPLTEPNERASAEFNYGELVHSTLTQVKLAGSTVPKGLTPPLDPNDPFADDERERREVELLAKKFESKYGGVSKKKKKDRMQDLIDIGYGYDETDPFIDNSEAYDELVPASLTTKHGGFYINTGTLQFRAASDSEGENAGTEDNHFQKMKDGEERVIKKRRKKQDGGILEEKKPRKNKVPKSGVLALNVHRPEKKKRKKLMKDSIHLANMLRRFTREKEEIRKKNLGAPGLTRPNTKVPNANSALINAHPKAAGSTDCNMADLTADPTVMSLLGSANNDILQDMMGDLDFGMLDSPQPSSPVQGENGSFGMGHKAGGSRVSQGNVMTPPLLPSGLPGPLTKRIEDLRAASRLFDEEGRKKFFTLDMNNILLDIELQVQEQPAEVRSAVYSHLEAFVPCNKEALLKRLKKLSLNIQDDRLRTPLLKLKLAVCSVMPEQIARYNMDCIAKVAKQQSEEGEKNGSEDDDEEKPGKRVMGPRKKFIWDDKLRLLLCNLVRVKLGCYELEGKNSLSHEDYLKAFMETEVKPLWPKGWMQARMLFKESIMAHGHLTGYTAKKRMVSTPKAKPKEAVWVQRSTPSAGATPSPAAQVVKRPHQSPAEPICLDSLDEDLAAPSLDSISQALAILGNAAKGLAHGDGPPSPDGPKTATNPSSLHASPLIQQLKKNSVSTPSSSAPHYISTSSSSSTSLSRPASITSSPLPSVRVDGMGVIKGTVQAHRHSVLNTQRPLSVGVAKVNMPASASTPKPRPPPTASPLVPPGLKTGVSTPPSGLLKGSNNNRVTGGDTLIITSPQSRPHTLPPPSHMTLKTFQTPRLPQTPQSKSSPSLSQTLPGVQPQPRPQSNFITPMHATLTKSTHSSIPPIVKLTPRTPIPVVTTTTSASPSISQSPRSQATPSIHQYSPKNPAGFRPQFSGAQGGATKPGQGSYTPPGGQKTSSNNSTTNTSLINTISISKHSGSSASPTTASANPGQRQRPGGGTPQGAKPVASVPSSSVSSQLPQVSTAGSGSLLGSASSLPLGFGMLGGLVPVSLPFQFPPLLNLPPLGTAGSSSAGGGSAASSNASFSALTQNLYKSLQSGSQVALPPHLQLAFSDVSQSQGGDAKRKTL, from the exons ATGGCAGAGCCGAGGAAAGTGCCGTTCGTCACCATCTCATCCTTCAACACCTCGCCGACGACCCCGGAGTCCAGCAAGAAACGCCGCCGCGAAGACGAGGCCGTCGACATCACTTTTGGGAAAGATGGAGGTGGAAGTGCCGCGGCGGTCGGGTCAGGAGGTGGCGGGGCTCTGTTTGGTAACGTCAACACGAAAGCAGGCGACGCCGAGACCGAGGAGGCGAAACCCACCGTTCGCCTCAACCTCCCGCTGACCGAGCCAAATGAACGAGCGTCCGCCGAGTTCAACTACGGCGAGCTGGTCCACTCAACTCTTACTCAG GTAAAGCTTGCAGGTTCAACAGTCCCTAAAGGACTCACCCCTCCCCTGGACCCCAACGACCCCTTTGCTgatgatgagagggagagacgggagGTGGAACTGCTGGCCAAGAAATTTGAGAGCAAATAT GGCGGCGtctcaaagaagaagaaaaaggacagGATGCAGGATCTCATTGACATTGGCTATGGCTACGATGAGACGGACCCTTTCATAGACAACTCCGAGGCT TATGACGAGCTGGTACCGGCCTCGCTCACCACAAAACATGGAGGCTTCTACATCAACACAGGCACTCTGCAGTTCAGAGCAGCATCTGACTCTGAGGGAGAAAACGCAGGCACGGAGGATAATCACTTCCAG AAGATGAAAGATGGTGAGGAGCGGGTGATAAAAAAACGACGGAAAAAGCAAGATGGCGGAAttctggaggaaaagaaaccCAGAAAGAATAAAGTACCAAAGTCCGG AGTTTTAGCCCTGAATGTTCATCggccagaaaagaaaaagaggaagaagctgatGAAGGACTCCATCCACCTGGCCAACATGCTGCGTCGCTTCAccagggagaaggaggagattCGCAAGAAGAACCTGGGTGCACCCGGTCTGACACGACCCAACACCAAAGTGCCCAACGCCAACAGCGCACTCATCAACGCCCACCCCAAGGCTGCTGGCAGCACCGACTGCAACATGGCTGACCTGACCGCCGACcccactgtgatgtcactgctAGGCTCAGCCAATAACGACATCCTGCAGGACATGATGGGCGACCTGGACTTTGGGATGCTGGACTCTCCCCAGCCCTCCAGTCCAGTGCAGGGAGAGAACGGCTCCTTTGGCATGGGACACAAGGCCGGTGGTAGCAGAGTGTCGCAGGGTAACGTGATGACCCCTCCCCTTCTGCCCAGTGGACTCCCAGGCCCACTCACAAAGCGCATCGAAGACCTGAGAGCG GCGTCCCGTCTGTTTGATGAAGAGGGCAGGAAGAAATTCTTCACATTGGACATGAACAACATCCTACTGGA cattGAGCTGCAGGTGCAGGAGCAGCCTGCAGAGGTGCGCTCGGCCGTCTACTCTCACCTGGAGGCCTTCGTGCCCTGCAATAAAGAAGCCCTGCTCAAACGCCTTAAGAAGCTCAGCCTCAACATACAG GATGACCGCCTTCGAACGCCCCTGCTGAAGCTAAAACTGGCGGTGTGCAGTGTGATGCCGGAGCAGATCGCGCGATACAACATGGACTGTATCGCTAAAGTGGCAAA GCAGCAGTCcgaggagggggagaagaacgggtcagaggatgatgatgaggagaaacCAGGGAAGAGGGTGATGGGCCCTCGAAAGAAGTTCATCTGGGACGACAAACTCAG gctgctgctgtgtaacCTGGTGCGGGTGAAGCTGGGCTGCTATGAGCTGGAGGGCAAGAACTCGCTGTCTCACGAAGACTATCTCAAAGCCTTCATGGAGACTGAAGTCAAACCTCTCTGGCCTAAAGGCTGGATGcaggccag GATGCTGTTCAAAGAGAGCATCATGGCTCATGGTCACCTCACAGGCTACAC agcaaagaaaaggatGGTCTCTACTCCCAAGGCCAAGCCAAAG GAGGCTGTGTGGGTTCAGCGGTCCACGCCTTCAGCAGGTGCCACTCCCTCCCCTGCAGCCCAGGTTGTCAAGCGACCGCATCAGTCACCGGCTGAGCCCATATGCCTCGATTCCCTGGATGAGGATCTGGCAGCTCCCTCCCTGGACTCCATCTCCCAGGCGCTGGCCATCCTCGGCAACGCAGCCAAAGGCCTGGCCCACGGGGACGGCCCCCCGTCCCCCGATGGACCCAAGACTGCCACCAacccctcttctctccatgCCTCGCCTCTCATCCAGCAGCTGAAAAAGAACTCTGTCAGCACTCCCAGCTCCAGCGCACCTCACTACATCTCTacctcttcgtcttcctccacctctctgtctcgGCCCGCCTCCATCAcgtcctctcctctgccctcagTGAGGGTGGATGGGATGGGGGTGATCAAGGGCACGGTGCAGGCGCACAGACACTCAGTGTTGAACACTCAGAGACCCTTGAGTGTGGGTGTGGCTAAAGTCAACATGCCTGCCTCGGCGTCGACGCCTAAACCGCGTCCACCACCCACCGCGTCCCCGCTTGTGCCCCCAGGATTAAAGACAGGGGTCTCCACGCCCCCATCTGGCCTCCTCAAAGGCAGCAATAATAATAGAGTCACCGGTGGTGACACTCTGATCATTACATCGCCTCAGTCTCGGCCAcacaccctcccacccccctcacACATGACCCTCAAAACCTTCCAGACGCCTCGCCTGCCTCAGACCCCACAGAGTAAATCCTCCCCGTCCCTCTCTCAGACTCTCCCTGGAGTTCAGCCGCAGCCCCGGCCTCAGTCTAACTTCATCACCCCTATGCACGCTACTCTCACCAAGTCCACCCACAGCAGCATCCCCCCGATCGTCAAGCTCACGCCCCGCACCCCCATCCCCGTTGTGACCACTACCACCTCAGCCTCACCCTCCATCTCTCAAAGCCCCAGGTCTCAGGCAACCCCTTCCATACACCAGTACTCTCCCAAAAACCCAGCAGGGTTCCGCCCGCAGTTCTCAGGTGCCCAAGGAGGAGCAACCAAGCCGGGGCAAGGCAGCTACACTCCTCCAGGCGGCCAGAAGACCtccagcaacaacagcaccaccaACACCAGCCTTATTAACACCATATCCATAAGCAAGCATTCAGGATCCAGTGCCTCCCCCACAACGGCCTCTGCCAACCCAGGCCAGCGTCAGAGGCCCGGGGGCGGGACACCTCAGGGGGCCAAGCCAGTCGCGTCCGTCCCATCGTCATCTGTCTCTTCTCAGTTGCCACAG GTCTCCACAGCAGGTAGCGGCAGCTTGCTCGGCTCAGCCTCGTCTCTTCCCCTGGGGTTTGGGATGCTGGGGGGCCTGGTGCCCGTATCCCTTCCCTTCCAGTTCCCCCCGCTGCTAAACCTGCCTCCGCTGGGTACAGCAGGCTCCAGTTCAGCCGGCGGCGGCTCTGCAGCCAGTAGCAATGCATCGTTCTCTGCCCTGACCCAGA ATCTGTATAAGAGTCTCCAGTCAGGGTCTCAGGTTGCTCTGCCTCCTCACTTGCAGCTCGCTTTCTCAG ATGTCAGTCAAAGCCAGGGAGGGGATGCCAAGAGGAAGACTCTATGA
- the trir gene encoding telomerase RNA component interacting RNase — MDSKRSHGKPQTSGGSGDSSPASPSSSPAPASSKSPVPGGNVFANDGSFMEMFKKKMEEEEKRKKETQQTGGEARATEQGQTSVEKKPPPVTSFVGKRRGGVFLKTGMVAKKQKHDTEAEPGKSDAWSKYMAEVKKYKAHQCGDDDKTRPLVK, encoded by the exons ATGGATTCAAAGCGCTCACACGGCAAACCTCAGACAAGCGGCGGCAGCGGCGACTCCAGCCCCGCGTCGCCCTCCAGCAGCCCCGCGCCGGCATCAAGCAAAAGCCCGGTTCCCGGGGGCAACGTGTTCGCTAACGACGGCAGCTTCATGGAGATGTtcaagaagaagatggaggaggaggagaaaaggaaaaaggagacgCAGCAAACAGGTGGAGAGGCGAGAGCCACCGAGCAAGGACAGACTTCAGTGGAAAAGAAGCCCCCTCCCGTGACGAGCTTT GTGGGGAAGCGCAGAGGCGGTGTGTTCCTAAAGACCGGCATGGTTGCGAAGAAGCAGAAACACGACACAGAA GCTGAGCCGGGCAAGAGCGATGCTTGGTCAAAGTACATGGCTGAGGTCAAAAAGTACAAAGCCCACCAGTGTGGTGACGACGATAAGACCAGGCCTCTGGTCAAGTAG